In Streptomyces sp. NBC_00091, the following proteins share a genomic window:
- a CDS encoding DUF364 domain-containing protein: protein MTSTPSAPTVDALVEAVLAGEHGPLPSGLVATSVFWIHHGTRLAGGDTTYLNQYVLVRLGGSFGGCAFEPGEIDPAICRDSSGTPLDVLLREAPRPLRIAALDAYLGETRPHHAAAAAGEAEPVTLPAGTPEVRAGARDAAIAGLLDIPQGARVGLIGVVNPLVAAIRERGGEPLPCDFNLKTTQWGDPVTDDMHEVLDRAEAVVATGMTLSNGSFDTILERCRSRGVPLVVYAQTGSAVARAFLGSGVTALSAEPFPFSQFSADETVLYRYRTADGA, encoded by the coding sequence ATCACCTCCACCCCCTCCGCCCCGACCGTCGACGCGCTCGTCGAGGCCGTCCTCGCGGGCGAACACGGCCCGCTCCCCTCCGGTCTCGTCGCGACCAGCGTGTTCTGGATCCACCACGGCACCCGCCTGGCCGGCGGCGACACCACCTACCTCAACCAGTACGTCCTGGTCCGCCTCGGCGGCTCCTTCGGCGGCTGCGCCTTCGAGCCCGGGGAGATCGACCCCGCGATCTGCCGCGACTCCTCCGGTACCCCGCTCGACGTCCTGCTGCGCGAGGCCCCGCGCCCGCTGCGGATCGCCGCCCTCGACGCCTACCTCGGCGAGACCCGCCCGCACCACGCGGCCGCGGCGGCGGGCGAGGCCGAGCCCGTCACCCTGCCCGCCGGTACCCCGGAAGTCCGGGCCGGGGCCCGGGACGCGGCCATCGCCGGCCTGCTCGACATCCCGCAGGGCGCCAGGGTCGGCCTCATCGGCGTGGTCAACCCGCTGGTCGCGGCGATCCGCGAGCGCGGAGGCGAGCCGCTGCCCTGCGACTTCAACCTCAAGACCACCCAGTGGGGCGACCCCGTCACCGACGACATGCACGAGGTGCTGGACCGTGCCGAGGCCGTCGTCGCCACCGGGATGACCCTGAGCAACGGCTCGTTCGACACCATCCTGGAGCGCTGCCGGTCCCGGGGCGTCCCGCTGGTCGTCTACGCGCAGACGGGCAGCGCCGTGGCCCGCGCCTTCCTCGGCTCGGGAGTGACCGCGCTCTCCGCAGAACCGTTTCCCTTCTCCCAGTTCAGCGCCGACGAGACGGTCCTGTACCGCTACCGGACGGCGGACGGCGCGTGA
- a CDS encoding ABC transporter ATP-binding protein: MRISAEGLSWSVAGTPVVRGVSLDIAPGETVGLLGPNGSGKSSLLRCLAGLRAPDAGTVRYDGVSVRDWSARRTARHVAFVEQDAGADSDLRVADVVGLGRTPFRDRWRGPDPADRAVVAAALERVGLTALAGRSWRALSGGERQRAHIARALAQQPYGLLLDEPTNHLDVRHQLELMELLTGAGRTVLVALHDLSLAARYCDRLLLLHHGRLTASGTPAAVLTAERLAEVFEVDAELTTDTLGHPAVTYRGPLAAPAPAPAPRSAP, from the coding sequence GTGAGGATCAGCGCCGAAGGGCTGAGCTGGTCGGTGGCGGGCACGCCGGTCGTACGCGGCGTCAGCCTGGACATCGCCCCCGGCGAGACGGTCGGTCTGCTCGGGCCCAACGGCTCGGGCAAGTCCTCGCTGCTGCGTTGCCTGGCCGGCCTGCGCGCCCCCGACGCGGGCACCGTCCGGTACGACGGCGTGTCCGTACGGGACTGGAGCGCGCGCCGGACCGCCCGCCACGTCGCCTTCGTCGAACAGGACGCGGGCGCCGACAGCGATCTGCGGGTCGCCGACGTCGTGGGCCTGGGCCGGACCCCGTTCCGCGACCGCTGGCGCGGACCGGACCCCGCGGACCGGGCGGTGGTCGCCGCCGCGCTGGAACGCGTCGGACTCACCGCGCTCGCCGGCCGCTCCTGGCGGGCGCTCTCCGGCGGCGAGCGACAGCGCGCGCACATCGCCCGCGCGCTGGCCCAGCAGCCGTACGGGCTCCTCCTCGACGAACCCACCAACCACCTCGACGTCAGGCACCAGCTGGAACTGATGGAGCTGCTGACCGGCGCCGGCCGGACGGTCCTGGTCGCCCTGCACGACCTCTCGCTCGCCGCCCGGTACTGCGACCGGCTGCTGCTCCTGCACCACGGCCGCCTGACCGCATCCGGCACCCCCGCCGCCGTCCTGACCGCCGAACGCCTCGCCGAGGTCTTCGAGGTGGACGCCGAACTCACCACCGACACCCTGGGCCACCCCGCCGTCACCTACCGCGGGCCGCTCGCCGCCCCGGCACCGGCCCCGGCCCCCCGATCCGCCCCGTGA